The sequence below is a genomic window from Actinokineospora baliensis.
GGCGGCGCCGCGGTGGCGGCGACTCCGCTGGTGAGGCGGGGGCCAACGCTGGCGACACACCGGGCGGGGCAGACTAGCGCCCGTGACGCTCGGCGAGACCAGGGACGACAGCGGGGACCGGGAGCAAACCGGCCCGGCCCCGCACTACGGGTCGGCCAACGGCCAGGTTGCCGTGGCCGACGAGGACGTGCTGGCCGGGGCCACCCCGGCCGCACGGGTGCGCGGTCCGCGCAACGGGTTCAACACCAAGCGCGACTGGGCACTGCTCGGGCTCGTGCTGATCTCCTTGGTCGCCGCCGGGGTGGTGGTGTGGCAGACCAGCGACTTCGCGGCCACCGAGTCGGAGCCGGGCACCGGCACCTACAAGGCGCTCCAGCCGCCCGAGGTGTTCCCGCCTTCGCTGGGTGAGGCGTGGCGGGTCAACAGCCCGGCCACCTGGCAGCCCGTGTTCGCCACCCCGCTGCCCGACCAGAGCACCCCGCCCGCCGCGTCCACCGTGGTCACCGGCGACGGCGGCGTGGTCTCCGGGCGCGACCCCGAGACCGGCGAGGTCCGCTGGACCTACGGTCGCGACCTGCCGCTGTGCGGGCTCACCTCGGCCTGGAACAAGATCGTCACCGTCTACCGCACCGACGGGAACCTGCTGCCCGCGAAGGACCCGCGCTCGTCCGGCGGGTGCAGCGAGGTCACCTCGCTCGACCCGACCACCGGGGTGCGCGACAACCAGAACAACGGCGAGTCCAACGGCGGCCAGCGCAACTGGGACGCCGAGCCGGACGCCAAGTTCCTCTTCGACGGGCAGGACTACCTGACCGCCACCGGCGCCAAGCTGCTCGTGTCGATCCGCTCCGACCTGGTCAAGACCCAGGAGTACGGCGCGGTGCCCGCCAAGGTCAACCCGGGCAGGCAGCCAAGGACCGGCTGCGAGTACCACTCGGTCCTCGCCGCGGCAGGCAAGGTCGCCGTGGTCGAGAGCTGCCCGGACGAGAGCTCCGACCGCCTGACCGTGCTGCGCGCGGCGCCCGCGGAGTGGGAGAAGCCGGAAGAGGTCACCAGCCAGGTCCTCGACGGCAGGGGCGCGCAGGTGGTGGCCATGAACAACGGCCTGACCGCCATCGCCCTGCCCAACCCCGGTCGGCTCGTGATCTACAACGAGCAGGGCCAGCGCACCGGCAACTTCGACATCGACCTGGGCCCGGACGACCTCACCACCGACGCCCCCGGCCGCAGCCCCCTGGTCACCACCGCCACCGGCGCCTACTACTGGTACACCGGCTCCCGCACGATCGTGCTGTCGGCCACCGAGTTGCGCCCGCTGTGGACCATCCCCGACACCCTCGGCCCCGGCGTCGTGTTCGCAGGCCGCGCGCTGGTCCCGGTCCCCGACGGGCTCGCGGTCCTCAGCCAGGCCGACGGCGCCAGGATCGGCACCATCCCGGTCAACCGCGAGGGCTACCGCGGCCCGGTCACCCTGGGCGCGGTCGGCCCGATGGTGCTGGAGCAGCGCGGACCGGTGCTGGTCGCCCTGCACTGATCGGCTCGCCGTGTCGTGGCCGGGTGGCAGACTGGCGGCATGCACTCGCAGCTGAGCAGCCACTCGGCCGAGCCGGTCGAGTTGGCCCACTCGATCGCCGCACTGCGCGTGGACACCGGCGGCCCGTACGCGCTGCTGGTGCCCGGGTACACGGGGTCGAAGGAGGACTTCGCCCCGATCATCGACGAGATCGCCGCCGCGGGCCTGAGCCCCCTGGCCATCGACCTCCCCGGCCAAGTCGACTCCCCGGGCCCCGACGACGAGAGCGCCTACCTCCCAGAACCCCTCGGCCAAGCGGTCGCCGCCCTCATCGCCACCCTCGACCGCCCAGCCCTGCTCCTGGGCCACTCCTACGGCGGCCTGGTCGCCCGCCGAGCGGTCCTCGCAGGCGCGAAGGTCATCGGCCTCACCCTGATGAGCACCGGCCCAGCCGAACTCCCCCTCGGCCCCCGCCGCCACGTCCTCGACATGGCCGAGGTCCTGCTCCGAGAACAAGGCCTAGCCGCCGTCCACCGCGGCCTGGAAGTGATGAACGCCGCCAACCCCCGGTGGCTGGCGCAGCCCCCGCAGGTCCGCGAGTACCTGAAGCTCCGATTCCTGAGCAACAGGTCGGAGGTGTTGCTCGGCATGAGCAACGGCCTGCGCACCGAACCAGACCTCGTGACCGACCTGGCCCGCACCCTGCGCCGAACCAACACCCCCTGCCTAGTGACCTGCGGCGCCCTGGACGACGCCTGGCCCCCCACCACCCAAAGAGACATGGCCGACCGCCTAGAAGCCGACTTCGCCACCATCGAGTCCGCCGCCCACTCCCCAGCCATAGAGAACCCGGGCGCCCTCCTGGCCGCCCTCCTCCCCACCTGGAAATCCTGGCTGGACTAGGACTTCAGGCTGCGAACCCCGCAGCGATGAATGGGCTGGCGCCCTGATTCCGGGTGGACTGACCGCCGCCGCGTTGCTGGCGAGGCCGCCGGACGCTCGGGACAACCCGCTGCGCTCCCGGCGCCCCAAGCATTGCCATCCGCTGGCCACTCCGAAGTCGTTGGTGCCAGAACAACCCACCGAGCCAACCCACCCAAACCGCGAGCCCGGCCACCGCTCCCGGAAGCTGCTGGTGCCACCCCAGGCCCCTGAGTCAGCCCGCCCACCCCTGCCCGCCGAGTCAGTCCCGCCGGCCCGGCCGCCGCTTCCGGAGGCAGGCGTGCCAATCCAACTCCTCGAGTCAGCCCGCCCACCCCGGCCCGTCGAGTCAGTCCCGCGAGCGCCGCCGCCGCTTCCGGAGGCAGGCGTGCCAACCCAACTCCCCGAGCCAGCCCACCCAACCCAGCCCACCGAGTCGGCCCCGCCAGCCCGGCCACCGTTCCCGGGAGTTGCTGGTGCCACCCCAGCCCATCGAGCCAGCCCACCTGGTCGGCCACCGCTCCCGGAAGTCGCTGGTGCTAGCTCAGCCCACTGAGCCAGCCCCGCCAACTCACCGTTCCCGGGAGTTGCTGGTGCCAGGCCAGCCCACCGAGTCAGCCCCGCCAACTCGGCCACCGCTCCGGAAGTCGCCGGTGCCACCCCAGCCCACCGAGCCAACCCACCTGGTCGACCACCGCTCCCAGAAGCAGGCGTGCCAAACCAACCCACCGGGTCAGCCCACCGAACCCGACCACCGCTCCGAGGAGTCGCTGGTGCCAACTGCTCGATGGGGTGGACCTGTTTTGTGTGGGGGAGCGGCACCCGTAGCCTGACCGGCGGCTGGCTGGGCCGTCCCTTTGGCCCCCAGCTTTTAAGCCCAGCACGGGTGTCGTAGGGGCCCCACGCAAAACAGGTCCACCGCATCGAGCCTGCACTCAAATCGCGGATCCAGCGCAATGCCGAAGGCGAGCCGACGACCCGACGGCGAAGCCGAAACAAGAGACCCGCGCCCAAGATCAACGCGCTAAGAAGCCCCCGATATCCATCCTACCGAAGCGCACTGACAATCCAGGCGCGCCAAAGAAACCCTGTGCACAACCAAGGCCCTTGTGGACAACCGCCCCGGACAAACGGCTCACACTCCGGCGTGCGCCAGGCTAGGCACCCGCGCCTCCACCCCCGCCCTCCGCAAATAGAAGAACCACGTCATCCAAGCGAACACCACATAAGCCCCCACAAACACCCACAACGCCGACGTAGACCAATCCGCATGCGCCGCAGCAGCAGCCGCCTTCTCCTCCACCGTCCGCGCAGCAGCAACCGCCGACCCCACCGGCCCACTGGCCACCCGAAAAACCTGCTGGATCAAGAACCCACCAAACGCCCCGATAGCCCCCGCGATCCCGATCACCGCAGCCCCCATTCGCTTGTACCGCAACGCCGTAGTCTCATCATCCGACTCCCGCCGCCCCAGCGCCCCGAAGATCACCGGGATCATCCGGTACGTAGACCCGTTCCCCGCCCCCGAAAGCGCGAAGATCACCATGTAAGCGCCGAAGAAAACCCCGAAGTCCCGCTGCGTGACCCCCAGCATCGCGACCAACGTGAACGCGGCCATCAGCACGAACACCCACAGCGTCACCCGCGCACCGCCCAGCCGATCGGACAGCCATCCGCCCAGCGGACGTGTGATCGAGCCGATCAACGCCCCCAAGAACCCCAGTCCCGCCAGGTAGGTCCCGATGAACGGGTGCGAGGCAAGGAATTCCGGGAACGTCAGCTTGATCACCAGTGGTAGTGCGAACGAGAACCCGATGAACGATCCGAAGGTCCCGATGTAGAGCACCGACATGATCCAGGTCTGCCCCCGGCTCAAGCACGCCGCATAGGAGCTCGCGTCCGAGCGGGCCATTGTCAGGCTGTCCATGAATAGCCACGCACACACGACGGCCGCCACGATGAATGGGATCCACATCAGGCCCGCGTACGCCAGGTGGACCGGGTGCACCGGGTTCTTGGCGATCGCGTAGGGAACGCCGACGATGATGACCAGGGGGGTCAGCAGCTGCACCACTGCCACGCCGAGGTTGCCGCCCGCGGCGTTGAGGCCGAGGGCCAGGCCTTTGCGCTTCTCCGGGTAGAAGAACGAGATGTTGGCCATGGAGGAGGAGAAGTTGCCACCGCCGACGCCCGCTAGGGAGGCGGCTACGAGCAGCAGGGTGAACTGGGTGTCGTGGGTTTGGGCGCGGACGAAGTCGAAGTGGACGAGGGCGGCGAGGGTGAGGGTGGGGATGAGCAGGAGCGCGGCGCTGATCGCCGTCCACAAGCGACCGCCGAAGCGGGGGAC
It includes:
- a CDS encoding alpha/beta fold hydrolase, which gives rise to MHSQLSSHSAEPVELAHSIAALRVDTGGPYALLVPGYTGSKEDFAPIIDEIAAAGLSPLAIDLPGQVDSPGPDDESAYLPEPLGQAVAALIATLDRPALLLGHSYGGLVARRAVLAGAKVIGLTLMSTGPAELPLGPRRHVLDMAEVLLREQGLAAVHRGLEVMNAANPRWLAQPPQVREYLKLRFLSNRSEVLLGMSNGLRTEPDLVTDLARTLRRTNTPCLVTCGALDDAWPPTTQRDMADRLEADFATIESAAHSPAIENPGALLAALLPTWKSWLD
- a CDS encoding MFS transporter; amino-acid sequence: MNRWIDHWDPEDERFWATTGKRVARRNLVFSIFAEHLGFSIWVLWSVVVLNLTNAGFGGGTPFTPSELFWLTAAPNLVGSALRIPYTFAVPRFGGRLWTAISAALLLIPTLTLAALVHFDFVRAQTHDTQFTLLLVAASLAGVGGGNFSSSMANISFFYPEKRKGLALGLNAAGGNLGVAVVQLLTPLVIIVGVPYAIAKNPVHPVHLAYAGLMWIPFIVAAVVCAWLFMDSLTMARSDASSYAACLSRGQTWIMSVLYIGTFGSFIGFSFALPLVIKLTFPEFLASHPFIGTYLAGLGFLGALIGSITRPLGGWLSDRLGGARVTLWVFVLMAAFTLVAMLGVTQRDFGVFFGAYMVIFALSGAGNGSTYRMIPVIFGALGRRESDDETTALRYKRMGAAVIGIAGAIGAFGGFLIQQVFRVASGPVGSAVAAARTVEEKAAAAAAHADWSTSALWVFVGAYVVFAWMTWFFYLRRAGVEARVPSLAHAGV
- a CDS encoding Rv3212 family protein, producing MTLGETRDDSGDREQTGPAPHYGSANGQVAVADEDVLAGATPAARVRGPRNGFNTKRDWALLGLVLISLVAAGVVVWQTSDFAATESEPGTGTYKALQPPEVFPPSLGEAWRVNSPATWQPVFATPLPDQSTPPAASTVVTGDGGVVSGRDPETGEVRWTYGRDLPLCGLTSAWNKIVTVYRTDGNLLPAKDPRSSGGCSEVTSLDPTTGVRDNQNNGESNGGQRNWDAEPDAKFLFDGQDYLTATGAKLLVSIRSDLVKTQEYGAVPAKVNPGRQPRTGCEYHSVLAAAGKVAVVESCPDESSDRLTVLRAAPAEWEKPEEVTSQVLDGRGAQVVAMNNGLTAIALPNPGRLVIYNEQGQRTGNFDIDLGPDDLTTDAPGRSPLVTTATGAYYWYTGSRTIVLSATELRPLWTIPDTLGPGVVFAGRALVPVPDGLAVLSQADGARIGTIPVNREGYRGPVTLGAVGPMVLEQRGPVLVALH